ACAGAGCATATTAACGACATGATAGATGCCATTTCAAGGTTAATTGAAAAGGGCTTAGCATACGAAACTGATAAAGATGTTTACTTTGACACCACTAAGTTTCCTGAATATGGGAAACTATCTGGTCAGGACATCTCAAAACTACAGTCAGGTAGCAGGATAGAAGTTGACCCATATAAGAAAAATCCCCTAGACTTTGTGCTTTGGAAAAAAGCAAAGCCTAAAGAGCCTAGTTGGGATAGTCCATGGGGTAAAGGAAGACCTGGCTGGCATATCGAGTGTACTGCCATGTCTAGGAAATATCTAGGTGACACCCTTGATATTCATGCAGGTGGAGAGGATTTAGCTTTTCCCCACCATGAAAACGAGGTAGCCCAAAGTGAAGGGCTGACAGGCAAACTGTTTACCAGGCATTGGATGCATGCTCGATTTTTGCAAATAGAAAGTAAAAAAATGGGCAAATCCCTAGGGAATCAGTTGATGGTAAGAGATCTATTGCAAAAGCACCCGCCATTAGCGCTTAGGTTTTTTCTTTTATCTGCCCACTATAGAAACCCTCTAAATTACACTGAAGAATTATTGCAGTCAGCTAAGAGTAGTGTAGAAAGATTAAATACTGCGTACAAAAATTTAAAGTATGCTCTAGACGAATGTGCAGTTCAAAATCAAAGCAAAGAATATAGCGATAATAAGCAAATAGAAGAATATAAAAACAAGTTTTATAGAGCTATGGATAATGACTTTAACACGGCAGATGCTATAAGTGTTATGTTTGAAGTTGTTAAAGAGGTAAATAACTATTTAGCTTTACCTTCGAGAGACTATGTAGAGTTGAAAAATTTTAAAGAAACGCTTGATAATTTTGATTCTATAATGGGGCTTATCGAAAGAGTCGAACAAAAAAGTTTAGATAGAGAAATAGAAGTGTTGATAGAAAAAAGACAACAAGCTAGGTCTAACAAAGACTTTGCTACTGCTG
This genomic interval from Proteinivorax tanatarense contains the following:
- the cysS gene encoding cysteine--tRNA ligase, whose amino-acid sequence is MKLFNSITQNQERLNPVNKNKINMYVCGPTVYNYFHIGNARVFVFFDVVRRYLEHRNYNVNYVQNFTDIDDKLIEKSNEIGVTVSELAENMIEAYFKDARALGVKDADFHPKATEHINDMIDAISRLIEKGLAYETDKDVYFDTTKFPEYGKLSGQDISKLQSGSRIEVDPYKKNPLDFVLWKKAKPKEPSWDSPWGKGRPGWHIECTAMSRKYLGDTLDIHAGGEDLAFPHHENEVAQSEGLTGKLFTRHWMHARFLQIESKKMGKSLGNQLMVRDLLQKHPPLALRFFLLSAHYRNPLNYTEELLQSAKSSVERLNTAYKNLKYALDECAVQNQSKEYSDNKQIEEYKNKFYRAMDNDFNTADAISVMFEVVKEVNNYLALPSRDYVELKNFKETLDNFDSIMGLIERVEQKSLDREIEVLIEKRQQARSNKDFATADKIRDELLQRGITLEDTPHGVRWKYIE